In the genome of Thermoproteus tenax Kra 1, the window CTATACCGATGCCTGTGGCAGAGACTCTGGTGCTGTCCGTGCGGTGGTAAGTGATGAAGCCGCTTTCAAAGAGGTCCTGGGCGATGGCCATGGCCTGCTCAGCAGTTATTCCCAACTTATTCACGGCATCCCTCATGTATTCGTCCGTGGTATAGGGCGGTGGCGGCTGGAGAACCACCTCTCTGCCCTCAAGCCTCTTTATTCTGACGCGCCCCTCGCTCTTAAGAGCCTTGTAGGAGTCCTCTGGCAACGTCAGTCTAATTGAGCCGTCCTCCAGCTCGATCGTTACATCGAACTTCCTCTCCGCCCTAGAGCTCTGATAACGTTCAACGATCCAACCGAGGACAGGGCTCTGTACTCTTCCCGCCGAGAGAAATGCGAGCCCGTGAGCCTCTTGAACTCTTCTGCTCAGCCCAAATCCTATCCACCTATCCTCAACTCTTCTGACCATCTGGGCCGCCACCATGGGCAAATTGACGTCCCTAGGCGAGGAGAGGGCATTGACTATGGCTCTCCGGGTCACCTCGTGGAACTCAATCCTCTTGATTGAGCCGACGTAAGGTCTCAACGCTAGATATACGTCGTACGCTATCTTCTCTCCCTCTGAATCTGGGTCGGTGCCCAACAACACAAGGTCGACCTCAGAGGCCAAGTTCCTAAGAGTTGAGATTATATCGAGGGGCTGGCAATTCTCCGGTACCTCCGTGTCGTCAACATACGAAGCCCCTGGACACTTATAGATTCTATTATAGACCGGAATATAGCCATCCTCGGTCTTGAACACAGCGTAATCCTCTGGGCTATATATCTCCGAGAGGGTGCGCCCCACGGCTCTGAGGACCCTCTCTTTCTCGCTCGGCTCGATCTTCGCCAAACTGGTCGGAAGTTCGTAGATGTGCCCCATCGTCGCTATTACTGTGAGCATCATATCGCCCGTAGATACCTCGTAGGCCGGCACGCCGCCCACTATAAGCATATTGGGTCTTCCAAAGAACGACGCAATAGTCCTGGCCTTGGTGGGGGATTCGACCACCAACAACACGCTCTTCATGATATCTCTCGCCGAAAGCTCCTCCGGTTTGAAGCTGCCCGAAAGTATTCGTCTGATAGTTTCGCGGTCTGAGTCTACCTCCCTCAATATCTTATCTAGATCTGTCTCGGCTAAGTCGTAGAACTTGACTTCGTCGAACCTTAGCTCCAGCTCCCTCCTGAGCGCGTGCAAGACCTTCTCGTCGTCGACTAGAATAACGCTGAGACCTCTCGAGAGCCCACCTGCGTAGAGCCTTGACGTTCTGCCACTCCCTTGTATATATGTCGTCACATCGGGCAGTAACACGTAGAGCTGTCCATCTATGTAAGTCAGCTTCACCTCAGTGGAGGTCTCTATAGCTCTTTTTACATCGTCCCTAGAGAGTATCAAGCCGACGAACTCAACGGCCGACTTGACCACGTTTAATAGATACTCCTCGAAGGAGTTCTTAGGCCCCTCGGTCAGCACCTTCTCCAGACCTGCAGTATACGGCGCAATCCGCCTTAGTTGTGCAATCAATCTATCGGCCTTGAACTTCAACTCTTGAGGCAAGACTCCTCTCACGTTGTAGAGAAACGCAAGATAGGCAGGGGCCGAGAACTCGTCCAGCTTTACTCTGAACTTGAACTTGGGTATCCCCACGAAGATCACGTATCTGATCACGTGCGGCATATCTATCCCTCTCACTAGCGCCGAGCGGGCAGAGGCGAGGCCCACCAATGCGTCCAATTCTCCTCTCTCGAAGGCCTCTAACACCTTGCGGCGGGGCCGGAAGAAGTGCTCCGCCTTGATCCCCTCTCCCTTGAGATATTCGACTAGTTCTCTGCCCAGATCTTTATCTTGTACATAGATTATGCCGCCAGATCCGAGCCTTTTGACGAGGGCGGCCACCTGCGCCCTCGGATCCTCGGAGAGCTTTGCGTACACGTCGTATACGTTCCTAAGCCCCTCCGCCCTCCCGCCTACATCGAAGCCCAATAATTCTCTAAATAGGAGTAACCTAGTGGTTCTCCGCGCCTTCGCCAACGCCCCCGAGGCTATAAAGACGCCCAACTTGAGCCTGGCCTTCAGCCTTCTGAGCTCCTCCCTTTTCCTTTTTATCTCAACGTCGCTCTCCTCGAGCCCCTTTTCATCCCCGCCTAACATCTGCCTCGCCCTTTTCTTGTTCAGCTCGATGATATCGAGAGCCAGATTGAGCGCCTCATCGGTAGCCCCCAGAAGCCTCAACAACCTCTCTATGTTCTTGCTCGTAGCCCTCAAGACGCTGTCTACGTCGTCTGTGGCTATGAAGATGAACTTATACTTTGCCAATACGTCGAAATATTTGGGCAAAAAGGCCGACGTGATAATCAATATATCGAAATCCCCTTCCTCTATCCTCTTAAGGGCCTCTTCCCTCTCTTGTTCCCTCAACATTGTGTTATAGCTGATTATACGGCCGCTGTAATTAGCCCTTGCCGAGTAGTCCAACAGCTTTTTGTATGCCTGATAGGCCAGCGCTGACGTGGGGAAGACCAACAAGACCTTGCCCCCTCTGGCCATATACAACGATGACACTAAAAGGAAGGTAGTTTTGCCAGAGCCCGTCGGGGCCACTACGGCGAAGCTCTTTCCGGCCGCAAGGCGCTTGGCCCACAGCCTCTGCGCGCCCCACATGCGGAAACCCACAACTTTCTCAAACAATACGTTCAACTCCTCATATCTCCTTAAGACCTCGTCGAGAGTAGCCAACTCCTTGAGGGAACCCTCGCTCTTAAGCGCCTGAATAACGCTCTTGAGGTTCTCCAGTTTCAGAGCTCTGGGCAGGCACTCGGAGCAGGGCAAGCCCTGGGCCAGCCTGGACGAGTCCACGGCCCCGCCACAGTTGGGGCAACTATGAAGATATATCGCGCGTATAGTCTTGAAGTCCACTGATAAACTGATGGGTATAAAAATGCCCTTGTGTGCTCCGTAGCCTCGGAGTCGCCAAGGCCGGCCCGGCCCCAGATGACGCTGGAACGGGACTGGGGCTCAGGGGGCTCAGGCGCGAAGCTAAAATCTACTTCTTAGCTTCAGATATCTTCTTGATCAATATCGGCACTATCTTATAAAGGTCCTCAACCACGCCGTAATCGGCGTACTGGAAGATGGGCGCGCTCGGGTCGGAGTTTATAGCCGCTATTATCCTCGAGTCAAGTATGCCGGCTATGTGTTGTGGTTGACCTGAGATCCCGATCGCCAGATAGAGCTTGGGGCGCACCTTGTGTCCCGACAGGCCGACCCAGTGGTCTTCCGAGAGCCACTTCAGATCAGCCGCTATGGGCCTAGAGCAGCCCACTTGGCCCCCCATTGCTCGCGCCAAATCGAACGCCATGGCCAGATCCTCCCTCTTCTTAAACCCCCTTCCCAC includes:
- the rgy gene encoding reverse gyrase; its protein translation is MDFKTIRAIYLHSCPNCGGAVDSSRLAQGLPCSECLPRALKLENLKSVIQALKSEGSLKELATLDEVLRRYEELNVLFEKVVGFRMWGAQRLWAKRLAAGKSFAVVAPTGSGKTTFLLVSSLYMARGGKVLLVFPTSALAYQAYKKLLDYSARANYSGRIISYNTMLREQEREEALKRIEEGDFDILIITSAFLPKYFDVLAKYKFIFIATDDVDSVLRATSKNIERLLRLLGATDEALNLALDIIELNKKRARQMLGGDEKGLEESDVEIKRKREELRRLKARLKLGVFIASGALAKARRTTRLLLFRELLGFDVGGRAEGLRNVYDVYAKLSEDPRAQVAALVKRLGSGGIIYVQDKDLGRELVEYLKGEGIKAEHFFRPRRKVLEAFERGELDALVGLASARSALVRGIDMPHVIRYVIFVGIPKFKFRVKLDEFSAPAYLAFLYNVRGVLPQELKFKADRLIAQLRRIAPYTAGLEKVLTEGPKNSFEEYLLNVVKSAVEFVGLILSRDDVKRAIETSTEVKLTYIDGQLYVLLPDVTTYIQGSGRTSRLYAGGLSRGLSVILVDDEKVLHALRRELELRFDEVKFYDLAETDLDKILREVDSDRETIRRILSGSFKPEELSARDIMKSVLLVVESPTKARTIASFFGRPNMLIVGGVPAYEVSTGDMMLTVIATMGHIYELPTSLAKIEPSEKERVLRAVGRTLSEIYSPEDYAVFKTEDGYIPVYNRIYKCPGASYVDDTEVPENCQPLDIISTLRNLASEVDLVLLGTDPDSEGEKIAYDVYLALRPYVGSIKRIEFHEVTRRAIVNALSSPRDVNLPMVAAQMVRRVEDRWIGFGLSRRVQEAHGLAFLSAGRVQSPVLGWIVERYQSSRAERKFDVTIELEDGSIRLTLPEDSYKALKSEGRVRIKRLEGREVVLQPPPPYTTDEYMRDAVNKLGITAEQAMAIAQDLFESGFITYHRTDSTRVSATGIGIAREYISKRFGADLFKARPWATGEEGAHEAIRPTRPIDAEELRGLVAAGVIQPTIRLTRNHYAAYELIFRRFMSSQMREALVRVEKYEVEAGGYKAEVERVVEIKEEGFLRMYRTVEEARPLREGESPIKITYAKRHVELLSQADVLRLMKERGIGRPSTYAKILEVLSKRGYVVVRGRRKFMIPTKRGIEVYQYLKSNFGKLVSEERTRLIERFMDDVENGRRDYRAVLDELFEEFIEEVLKR